A window of Chryseobacterium sp. IHB B 17019 genomic DNA:
ATGATCACCTCTCTTTTGTCGGTAGTGGTTTTTTCCTTATAGATATATCCGTTGTCTTCGAGAAGCTTGATAATTCTTGTAAGTGAAGTGGGTTCGATGGCCATTTTTGGTCCCAGATTCGTACTTCTTGTTCCTTCTTTTGGGTCTATTTTCAGAAGAGTGAGAGCCTGAACAGCCGTAGAATCATGTTCCTGGGCCAATTCTGTGTACATTTTTGAAACAGCCAACCAGGTCTGCTTCAAAATTAAATCTACATTTTCTATTTTGTCTTTATTATTATCCATCATTTTTTGTTGCAATGGTTTTACCCAAATTTAGTAAATATTATGCATGCATAACATATTTTAAAGTTAAAATTTGTTAATACACTGACAATAAATAGGTTAAATTATATGACAAGCATAATACTATGCATGCATAGTATGTGAGATTAATAATGAAAATATGGTATTAGTAAATGGTTTTAACTAAATTAACGATTTCTTCGAAAGATTCACATTGCTGTTTCATGGAGTCATTGGAAATAACCCAAAAGTTGTCTTGAAAATCAAAATGTAAGGAAGAAAGATCTTTTTGGAAGTTTTTTTGGAGCAAAGAATAGAGCATTTCCTTATAAAAATCCGGAGCATTGATTTTTGGAGCAACAAAATTTTCATTGACTTCAAATAGTGAAGGATTAATTAATTCATCATGTTGAAGCAGGATATCCTCAACAATTCCGGAATATAAATGACCGTTTTTCACATACCAAATTTTATCCGCAAATTCCTTTGCAAGACGCCAATCGTGGGAAGAAAAAAGGATTAATTTATTTTGTTCTTTGGCTAATTTCCGAAGTGTTTTAAGAATAATAATTTTATTTTTTTCATCTAAATGAGTTGTTGGCTCATCTAAAATAATAATAGGAGAGTTCTGTGTCAGAGCGCGGCCAATAAAGG
This region includes:
- a CDS encoding MarR family winged helix-turn-helix transcriptional regulator → MDNNKDKIENVDLILKQTWLAVSKMYTELAQEHDSTAVQALTLLKIDPKEGTRSTNLGPKMAIEPTSLTRIIKLLEDNGYIYKEKTTTDKREVIIKLTDKGLSSRNLSKEVVVNFNKRVMEKIAPEKLETFKEVMNEIMKIATDLNNRK
- a CDS encoding ABC transporter ATP-binding protein — its product is MHLEVNKANIGYNKTLILNANTSLNLGEVCLLIGNNGVGKTTLIKSILHQTPLLSGEISINNKNIKNLSVKEIAENIAVVFSKSIIPQNYTVEDLISLGKYIHYPFYFELKKEDREEVSDIIKELDLDQYKHTLLRNLSDGNLQKAFIGRALTQNSPIIILDEPTTHLDEKNKIIILKTLRKLAKEQNKLILFSSHDWRLAKEFADKIWYVKNGHLYSGIVEDILLQHDELINPSLFEVNENFVAPKINAPDFYKEMLYSLLQKNFQKDLSSLHFDFQDNFWVISNDSMKQQCESFEEIVNLVKTIY